CCTGGTGTTCGTCGCCGTCTCCATGGCCCTGTTGCGTCAGTCCATCGTCCAGATCTTCTACCTCCAGCGCTATGTCCTGCCCGCCCTGCCCTTCATCCTCGCGCCCCTGCCCATCCTCCTGGGCGCATGGATGGAGTCGCGGCTGGCCCAGCATGGCCCGCGCCTGCCCGTGCTCGTCGCGGTGGCACTCCCGCTGGTGGTGGCCACGGGCCTCGTGCCACGGTTGGAGCGGTTGGAGAACGACGCGCACAACATCGACGACCTGCAGGTGCAGGAGGGCCTCTTCCTCGCCCGGGCCTCGCCCGAGGACGTGGCGTGGATGCTCGACGCGGGGGCCTCGCGCTTCTTCGGGCGGGCCTTCGTCGTGGATCTCCTCGCGCTCAACTCGCCCCGGATGCTGGACGACGCCCAGGCGTACCTCGCCGAACACCCCCCGCGATTCCTCGAGTGGACGCGGGGCTGGGCCGCCATCCGCCCCGACACGCCCTCGGGGCTGCACCCCGTCGCCACCGTCCAGGCCACGACCCCGTACACCGTCACCCCCCTACGGACGATGGACACACGGATATTGCTCGAGTGCGTCCCCGGGACCCGTGGCATCTACACGCGCAACAACAAGGACTGGCGCTATCAGTGCGCGGCGCCCGCTCCGGCACCGCAAGGACTCACCCCGGCGGGGCCATGAGGCCGGAGGCGATCAGCGCCGCGATGAGCACCCCCAGGAGCGTCTCGCCGAGGATGGCGCCGGTGCCCACCGCCTGCACGGGCTGGAGCGCGGCGGGCCGCAGCCGGCCCACGGCGTAGGCCACCAGGGCGCCCAGGCAGATCGTCACCGCGTAGTAGGCCGGCACGAAGAGCCCGATGCCCATGGCCGCCGCCGAGGGCAGCACCCGGGCCCAGCGCTCGCGCGAGCCCGCCACCGACAACAGGCCGCCCACGACGAAGGCCCCGACCATGGCCAGCGCGGAGGCGGGCGGCAGACCCGCGAGCCCCTGGGCGGTGAGCTGCGCCACGGCCTTGAATTGCCTCGCGGTGGGCACGGGCAGCACGTTCGACTCGAGCCCGTACACCGACACCAGCACGAAGTAGGTGGGAACGGCCACCGCGGCCCCCCACAGCAGACCCGACAACTGCGCGAGGAACTGGCGCGAGGCACTGGCGCCCAGCAGACGCCCCGCCTGGAGCGACCACAGGCTCGCGCTGGTGTGCGACGCGGCCCCGGACACCACCGCTCCGGCCGCGATGTTGAGGCCCTGCTGTCCAGGCGCCACCATCCCGAAGCCCACCTGCGTGAGCTGGCCCACATGGCTGATGGGCGCGATGTCCGACTGTCCCGTCGCCCGGGCGCACACCGCGCACAGCGGGAAGGCCACCCCCAGCGCCAGCAGCAACAAGAGCGGGCTCAACCCGAAGGCCCAGGTGCCCAGCAGCAGGCACAGGAGGATGGCGGGAAGCACCACCCGCCCCACTCCACGGCCCACCGTGGACTCCCAGCCCTCGCGGCGCGCACCGAGCGCCCGAAGGTCCCCCACCATCGCCGGCAGCGCGCGCAACTGGGACAGCAGCGACGTGGCCGACGCCCCGACCATCAACCCCAGGCCCGGCCACAACAGCCAGGACGACAGCTCACCGTACTCGGCCGCCGCCTTCCCGGTATGCACGAGCCAGGGCGCCACCACGCCCCAGGCCAGCGCCGAGCCCAGCAACAGGCTCAAGCCCGCCTGGGGGCCCACGAGCACGCCAATGCCCAGCAGCATCGGCATCCACCCCACCCCCAGCATCAGGCGGTCCGCGCCCACCCCCCCCAGCCGCACGCTCGCCGGCAGCAACGACGCCCCGGGAATCACCCCACGCGCGTCCCTCAGCCAGGTGAGCGCCGCGGAGACCACGCCACTCAGCCACAGGCCCCGGGCCCGCGCCGCGTAGGCCGAACCCGTGGAGTGCAGCGTGGAGATGAGCTGCGAGGTGGCGACTCCGGTGGGAAACGGCAGCGCCTCCTCCTCCAACAGCCGCCGCCGCGACAGGTAGGCGAAGAGCACGCCCAGCGCGCCCAGCCCCACGCCCCACGCCGCCACCGCCCAACTGGGAGGTTGCGTGCCCAGCAGCGCCAGCGCGGGCACCGCGCCGATCAGCCCCGCGCTCGCGGGCGTCGCCCCCACCGAGACCGCGGTCGTCTGGGCGAGGTTCGTCTCCAAGGGCGAAGGCGGAGCACCGCGCCGGGAGAGCAACGACAAGCCCCCGAAGGCCAGCAGCGCCGACATCAGGCACCCGGACTCCCAGAAGCCCGTCTTCAGTCCCATGTAGACATTGGTGATGGCGAGCATCGAGCCGATGCCCGAGCCCACCAGCCACGCGCGTGGCGTCCACTCGGCCAGCGCCGAGGATTCCAGCGGGACGGCCTGGGGCGGGAGCGCCGGGAGGTCCGTGGACGAACCAGAGGACTCCACTCGCGCGAGGTCCGCCTGTCCCGCGCTCACCTCGCACCGCCCTGGGCCAGGACCACCGGCGGACTCGCCGCGTCATTGGACGCGGAGCCCTGCAACTGGGAGGAGCGGCCCACCAGGGCCCGGAGCTGGCGCATATCCAACGGCTTGCTGAGCTTCGGGTTGGGCACCTCCTGCAGGAAACTCAACGCGCGCGGGGTGAAGGCCCCGCCGGTCATGAAGACCACGCGCTGGGCCTGGTCCGGCGCGCTGCGGTTGAGCTCCGCGTACAGGTCCATGCCCGTCATCCCCGGCATCATCACGTCACAGAGGATGAGATCGTAGCGGTTGCCCTGCTCGAGCAGCTTGAGCGCGGCGCGCGCCCCGTTGACGGTGGCCACCTCGTGCTCGGGCGACAGCGAGCGCTGCAGCGCCCGCGTCACGTACGGCTCGTCGTCCACCACCAGGATGCGCGCCCGGCCCACCGCGGGCAGGGGCTCCGGCTCGGACCGCGCCTCCATCGGCGTGCCCGCGATCCCCAGGAACACGCGGAAGGTGCTGCCCTTGCCGGGCGTGCTGTCCACGCCGATGCGGCCGCCCATCGAGTCGATGATGCCGTGGCAGATGGACAACCCCAGTCCCGTCCCCTCGCCCACGGGCTTGGTGGTGAAGAAGGGATCGAAGACGCGCGCGCGCACCTCGGGCGTCATGCCCACGCCCGTGTCGCGCACCTCCACCACCACCTCGTTCGCGCCATGGGCGCGGATGACGACGCGGATTTCATGCTCCCGCGCGTCCCCCTCGGGGATGGCATGCGCCGCGTTGAGCAGCAGGTTGAGGAACACCTGGCACAGGCGCGACTCGCTGCCCTGCACCGCCGGCACCGGCTCGAACTGCGTCACCAGCCGGGCACGGTGCTTGATGACGTTGTCCGCCATCTTGCACGCCAGCTCCACCGCCTTGCTCGCGTCCACCGGCCCCAGCTTGTCCTCCTGCTGGCCCCGGGCGAACGTCTTCAGGTCGCGCACGATGGAGGCGATGCGCTCGGCGCCCTCCACCGTCTCGCGCACCACCTGCTGCAGCGGCTCCACCTCGGCGCCCAGCGCGGAGCTCTTGAAGCGCTCCAGGCGCTCGGACACCAGGTGCAGGTTGACGAGCATGTAGGCCAGCGGGTTGTTGATTTCATGCGCCACGCCCGCGCCCAGCGTGCCCACCGACGCGAGCCGGTCGGCCACCTGCAGGCGGCTCTGCAACAGCCGGCGCTCGGTGGTGTCGCGGTGCACGAGGATGTGCGCGATGGTCCGCCCCTCCGCGTCGCGCAGCGGCGCCACCACGGACTCGCACGAGCACTGCGCGCCGTCGGGCCGCTGGAAGTCCAGCTCCCCCGTCCACCGGCCCTGGGACTCCAGCGCCGCGAGCACCTCGCCCGTGCGCTTGTCCTCCTGCCCCGGATGCAGGAGCGCCGAGAGCGTCTGCCCGAGCGCCTCGGCCTTGCCCCGGCCGAACATCTTCTCCGCGCTCGCGTTCCAGTCGATGATGCGCCCGCCCCGGTCCGTGATGACCACGCCCTCGCACAGGCTCTCGAAGATGAGCGCCTGGCGGCGCAGCTCCTGCTCGGCCAGCTTGCGCTCGGTGATGTCCATCACCGTGCCGGTGATGCGCACGGGCGCGCCCGTCTCGTCGCACAGCACGTCGCCCTTGCACGACAACCACCGGCCGCGCGCGCCCGTCACCTCGATGCGGTACTCCACGTCCAGGTGCGCGCGCTGGGCGAGCGCCGTGGCGAGCGCCTCGCGCACCCGCTTCAAATCCCCCGGCTGCACCACCTCGCCCAGGTCCGTGGGCCTGCCCGACAGCGAGCCGACCGGCAGACCCAGGAGCCTGTCCACCTGCTCGCTCCACGTCACCGCGCCCGTCACCGCGTTCCAATCCCAGATGCCCACGCGCGCCGCGCTCAGGGCCTGGCGCAACTGCTCCTCGCCCTGCTCCACCAGCTCGCGCATGGAGAAGCGCAGCACCGTCACGGTGCCGATCTGTACCCGGTCCCCCTCATGCAGCTCGGCGGACGCGATGCGCACGCCATTGAGGTAGGTGCCGTTGGTGGAGCCGAGGTCCACCAGATGGAAGCCGCCCTCGGGCGTGCGGGTGATGCGCGCGTGCCGGCGCGACACTCCATGATCATTGATTTGAAAGCCCGCGTCCGCGCCTCGTCCGAGCACGTGCTCGCCGGCCTCGATGCGGAAGACCTTGCCAATGGCCGCCGGGGTGGTGGTGCTGGTGAGGATGAGGCATGCGCTCTCCGCGGCGGCGAGTGGCTTCGCCGGCCCTCCGCACATCGTGAGGTCGTCCACCATCTTCATGAGCATGCGCCTACCAGGGTCAGGGTTCATCCACCGGGGGGGGCTAGTATCCAGCAGACTCGGGTCCGGTCGCATCACCCCCACCCGGACGCGGCAGACCCCATCCATCAGCCAGAGGACAGCCCGCCACCACAGGTTAGCGCAAGTGCCCTCCGCTCGACAGTGGGGGGGCCCCCCCTGTGAGGACACTCCATCGGCAGTGCTAATCTTGAATCATGGCGGACCTGGATAGCACCTTCCACATCCTTCCCCACAAAGAACATACGCAGTCGCGGGATGTTCCCACCCGAGTACAGGTCTCTCCCGGAGTGCTCGCGGGGGAGTACGTGCTCAAGGCGGTACTGGCCTCCGGGGGGCACGGGGCCGTGTACGAGGCGGAACACCGCATCCTCGGCCGGCGCGCCGCGGTCAAGGTGTTGCATCCGCACCTGACGGATCAGGGCGAGATGCTGCAACGCTTCGTGCGCGAGGCGCGGGTCGTCAATCAGATCCGCCACCCGCACATCGTCGACGTGTACGACTTCGGCATGCTGCCGGATGGCAGTCCTTACTATGTCATGGAGCTGCTGCCGGGCCGCACGCTCAGCCAGCTCCTGCACGAGCGGGGACGTCTGTCGCCGGAGCGGGCACTCGCCTTCCTGGAGCCGGTGTGCGAGGCGTTGGAGGCGGCCCACCGCGCGGGCGTGGTGCACCGGGATCTCAAGGCGAGCAACGTGGCCGTGGTGTCCGAGGGCGAGCCCCCGGTGGTGAAGCTGCTCGACTTCGGCATCGCCAAGTTCATCCACCCCGAGCCGGGCCAGGAGGGGTTGACGATCGCCGGCCAGCGCCTGGGCACCTCGCAGGCCATGGCGCCCGAGCAGTTCCGCAGCGGCAACATCGGCCCCACCACGGACGTGTACGCGCTGGGCGTGCTGCTCTACCAGATGCTCACCGGCCACTACCCCTTCCAGTCCGATGACCGGCTGGAGGTGGAGCGCATGCACCTGGAGGCACCCCCGCCACGGCCGAGCACCGAGGCCCCCGTGCCGCCCGCGGTGGACGCGGTGGTGCTGCGCTGCCTGGAGAAGGAGGCCGAGCACCGCTACCCGGACGTGGACTCCTTCCGCACCGCGCTGCGCGAGGCGGTGATGCCCGCGTCCACCACCCGGCTCACCTCCATCAGCCGCAGCGTGCGCGCCTTCGCCCTGCATGCCGAGGTGGTGCTCGAGGAGGGCGCCGAGGACGACGCCGCCTACGCCACCGTCTCCGAGGTGCTCGACGGGCTCGAGCAGGACCTGCGCGCGGCGGGCTTCGTGCTCGCCGTGCAGACCGGCATGGCGCTCTTGGGCGTGCGTCCGCTCGACGAGCCGCCGCGCACGGGCGCGCGCGAGTTGCTGGAGACGGCGCACCAGCTCCACGAGCGGGCCCAGGCCCGCGCCCGGGGCACCCCCGTGAGCGTGCGCGCCTGCGTCCACGTGGGCCAGGTGGATGCCCGGCGCGGCCCCGAGGGCATCGACATCACCGGCGGCCCCCTGGCGGACATCGCCGGCTGGGTGGTGCGCGACACGAACGGGCTGGGCATCACCCCCGCGGCCGCGCGCGCCTGACGTCCCCCGCTTCTCCCCCCCCGCTCCCTCCTTCTCGTGCGTTGAACGACGGGGTGTGGCCCCCGAGGGCCCCCCGTG
The window above is part of the Cystobacter ferrugineus genome. Proteins encoded here:
- a CDS encoding OPT/YSL family transporter, whose protein sequence is MSAGQADLARVESSGSSTDLPALPPQAVPLESSALAEWTPRAWLVGSGIGSMLAITNVYMGLKTGFWESGCLMSALLAFGGLSLLSRRGAPPSPLETNLAQTTAVSVGATPASAGLIGAVPALALLGTQPPSWAVAAWGVGLGALGVLFAYLSRRRLLEEEALPFPTGVATSQLISTLHSTGSAYAARARGLWLSGVVSAALTWLRDARGVIPGASLLPASVRLGGVGADRLMLGVGWMPMLLGIGVLVGPQAGLSLLLGSALAWGVVAPWLVHTGKAAAEYGELSSWLLWPGLGLMVGASATSLLSQLRALPAMVGDLRALGARREGWESTVGRGVGRVVLPAILLCLLLGTWAFGLSPLLLLLALGVAFPLCAVCARATGQSDIAPISHVGQLTQVGFGMVAPGQQGLNIAAGAVVSGAASHTSASLWSLQAGRLLGASASRQFLAQLSGLLWGAAVAVPTYFVLVSVYGLESNVLPVPTARQFKAVAQLTAQGLAGLPPASALAMVGAFVVGGLLSVAGSRERWARVLPSAAAMGIGLFVPAYYAVTICLGALVAYAVGRLRPAALQPVQAVGTGAILGETLLGVLIAALIASGLMAPPG
- a CDS encoding ATP-binding protein — translated: MLMKMVDDLTMCGGPAKPLAAAESACLILTSTTTPAAIGKVFRIEAGEHVLGRGADAGFQINDHGVSRRHARITRTPEGGFHLVDLGSTNGTYLNGVRIASAELHEGDRVQIGTVTVLRFSMRELVEQGEEQLRQALSAARVGIWDWNAVTGAVTWSEQVDRLLGLPVGSLSGRPTDLGEVVQPGDLKRVREALATALAQRAHLDVEYRIEVTGARGRWLSCKGDVLCDETGAPVRITGTVMDITERKLAEQELRRQALIFESLCEGVVITDRGGRIIDWNASAEKMFGRGKAEALGQTLSALLHPGQEDKRTGEVLAALESQGRWTGELDFQRPDGAQCSCESVVAPLRDAEGRTIAHILVHRDTTERRLLQSRLQVADRLASVGTLGAGVAHEINNPLAYMLVNLHLVSERLERFKSSALGAEVEPLQQVVRETVEGAERIASIVRDLKTFARGQQEDKLGPVDASKAVELACKMADNVIKHRARLVTQFEPVPAVQGSESRLCQVFLNLLLNAAHAIPEGDAREHEIRVVIRAHGANEVVVEVRDTGVGMTPEVRARVFDPFFTTKPVGEGTGLGLSICHGIIDSMGGRIGVDSTPGKGSTFRVFLGIAGTPMEARSEPEPLPAVGRARILVVDDEPYVTRALQRSLSPEHEVATVNGARAALKLLEQGNRYDLILCDVMMPGMTGMDLYAELNRSAPDQAQRVVFMTGGAFTPRALSFLQEVPNPKLSKPLDMRQLRALVGRSSQLQGSASNDAASPPVVLAQGGAR
- a CDS encoding serine/threonine-protein kinase — protein: MMADLDSTFHILPHKEHTQSRDVPTRVQVSPGVLAGEYVLKAVLASGGHGAVYEAEHRILGRRAAVKVLHPHLTDQGEMLQRFVREARVVNQIRHPHIVDVYDFGMLPDGSPYYVMELLPGRTLSQLLHERGRLSPERALAFLEPVCEALEAAHRAGVVHRDLKASNVAVVSEGEPPVVKLLDFGIAKFIHPEPGQEGLTIAGQRLGTSQAMAPEQFRSGNIGPTTDVYALGVLLYQMLTGHYPFQSDDRLEVERMHLEAPPPRPSTEAPVPPAVDAVVLRCLEKEAEHRYPDVDSFRTALREAVMPASTTRLTSISRSVRAFALHAEVVLEEGAEDDAAYATVSEVLDGLEQDLRAAGFVLAVQTGMALLGVRPLDEPPRTGARELLETAHQLHERAQARARGTPVSVRACVHVGQVDARRGPEGIDITGGPLADIAGWVVRDTNGLGITPAAARA